One part of the Thiomicrospira cyclica ALM1 genome encodes these proteins:
- a CDS encoding DUF502 domain-containing protein, which produces MSLLKRYFIAGLMVLLPLWVTFEAILFLMGIFDRSLRLIPDQYQPEVLLGFAIPGFGLIVSFAIVIMTGMLVANILGGRIVNWWERLLSKIPLVRSIYTAVKQIVEAIVGTGQKTFQQVYLVEYPRKGLWTLGFKTSDVMGEAQIKTGKSTVINIFIPTTPNPTSGFFIMVAEQDVVELEMSVDEALKMLISGGVVVPPWQQAQGELQQELNLVAPTDLKPSSNGAEVRF; this is translated from the coding sequence ATGAGTCTACTAAAGCGCTATTTTATTGCGGGTTTAATGGTGTTGTTGCCCTTATGGGTTACCTTTGAAGCCATTTTGTTTTTGATGGGGATCTTTGATCGCAGTCTGCGATTAATTCCTGATCAGTACCAGCCTGAAGTTTTGCTCGGTTTTGCTATACCTGGTTTTGGTCTGATTGTTTCATTTGCTATTGTAATAATGACAGGCATGCTAGTGGCCAATATTTTGGGTGGCCGAATTGTTAATTGGTGGGAAAGACTCTTGTCAAAAATTCCGCTAGTGCGTTCGATTTATACCGCAGTTAAGCAAATTGTAGAAGCGATTGTCGGTACTGGCCAAAAAACCTTTCAGCAAGTCTATTTGGTAGAATATCCGCGCAAAGGCTTATGGACACTTGGTTTTAAGACCAGTGATGTGATGGGCGAAGCACAAATCAAGACCGGCAAATCGACGGTTATTAATATTTTTATTCCAACGACGCCCAACCCAACATCGGGGTTTTTTATTATGGTGGCGGAGCAGGATGTGGTAGAGCTGGAAATGTCCGTTGATGAAGCTTTAAAAATGCTGATTTCAGGGGGGGTAGTGGTTCCGCCTTGGCAGCAAGCTCAGGGTGAGTTGCAACAAGAGTTGAATTTAGTCGCACCAACCGATTTAAAGCCCTCCAGCAATGGTGCTGAGGTAAGGTTTTAG
- a CDS encoding 3-deoxy-7-phosphoheptulonate synthase: MTRFQTDDLRINHITEVQPPIALHEKFPITDTAATTVFKTRQAIKAILNGDDDRLLVVIGPCSIHDTQAGLAYAEKLATQIDKYANDLLIVMRVYFEKPRTTVGWKGLINDPDLNETFKINKGLEKARGFLLNVNSLGVPAATEFLDLISPQYISDLVSWGAIGARTTESQGHRELASGLSCPVGFKNGTDGGFKVAVDAIRAANRPHIFMSLTKQGHSAIFSTTGNEDCHVILRGGNDGPNYAHPFVEQAVQELQKAGVQPKLMIDCSHANSSKDHLKQMEVARSINEQLANGSPYIMGAMVESHLVAGRQDVISGQSLTFGQSITDACIDWPMSETLLEMLADGVRSRRANNP, from the coding sequence ATGACCAGGTTTCAAACCGACGACCTTCGCATCAATCACATTACTGAAGTACAACCTCCCATTGCGTTGCACGAAAAATTCCCCATTACAGACACCGCAGCTACCACGGTGTTTAAGACTCGACAAGCTATTAAAGCCATCTTAAATGGTGACGATGATCGCCTTTTGGTCGTTATTGGGCCTTGCTCTATTCATGATACTCAAGCCGGTCTAGCCTATGCTGAAAAACTGGCCACGCAAATTGACAAGTATGCGAACGACTTACTCATTGTAATGCGAGTCTATTTTGAAAAACCCCGAACCACCGTTGGCTGGAAAGGGTTAATCAACGACCCAGATCTGAACGAAACCTTTAAAATCAACAAGGGCTTAGAAAAAGCTCGTGGGTTTTTACTTAATGTGAATAGCCTTGGTGTTCCGGCCGCGACAGAATTTTTAGACCTAATTTCGCCGCAGTATATTTCTGATCTAGTCAGCTGGGGCGCTATAGGCGCGCGAACCACTGAAAGCCAAGGACATAGAGAGCTCGCCTCAGGCCTATCATGCCCTGTCGGTTTTAAAAACGGTACTGATGGTGGATTTAAAGTCGCCGTTGATGCTATTCGAGCCGCTAATCGCCCTCATATTTTCATGTCTTTAACAAAACAGGGACACTCAGCGATTTTCTCAACCACTGGGAATGAGGACTGTCATGTAATTTTACGCGGCGGCAATGATGGCCCAAACTATGCGCACCCCTTTGTTGAACAAGCCGTACAAGAACTGCAAAAAGCTGGGGTGCAGCCGAAACTGATGATTGACTGTAGCCACGCTAATAGTTCTAAAGATCATTTGAAGCAGATGGAGGTAGCCCGCTCTATTAATGAGCAATTAGCGAATGGCTCACCCTATATTATGGGCGCTATGGTTGAAAGCCATTTAGTAGCTGGCCGCCAAGATGTTATCTCAGGCCAATCACTCACTTTTGGTCAAAGCATTACTGATGCTTGTATCGATTGGCCAATGAGCGAAACCTTGCTTGAAATGTTAGCTGATGGGGTGCGTTCCCGCCGGGCAAACAACCCATAA
- a CDS encoding SDR family NAD(P)-dependent oxidoreductase — protein MKSMQSSRPIRPYDTVLISGCSSGIGLATAELLHQQGYQVIATYRKTEDLSRLEAYGFFGYIQLDLADSNSINQAWQKALELSNHKIYALFNNAAFGIPGALEDVSREALENQFQTNVFGTHQLTQLAVKHMLVHSGGRILQNSSVLGFIPMSLRGSYNASKFALEGLTATQRLELANDPIDLVLLQPGPIISQFRYNAHQNYLKWIADQPSRYEATYHNMTNRLTAETAPAPFTLPAEAVAEVALKALRAKRPKVQYPITVPTKVFHFIRRLLPARWLDYLLILASGGGKR, from the coding sequence ATGAAAAGCATGCAATCGAGCCGCCCTATTAGACCCTATGACACTGTTTTAATCAGTGGCTGCTCTTCTGGAATTGGGCTGGCAACGGCAGAGTTGCTTCACCAGCAGGGCTACCAAGTTATTGCAACTTATCGCAAAACGGAAGACCTGTCACGATTAGAGGCCTATGGCTTTTTTGGCTACATCCAACTCGATCTGGCTGACTCTAATAGTATCAACCAGGCCTGGCAAAAAGCTTTAGAACTTAGCAATCATAAAATTTACGCGCTATTCAATAATGCCGCTTTTGGCATCCCCGGCGCCTTAGAAGACGTCAGTCGTGAGGCGCTCGAGAATCAGTTTCAAACCAATGTATTTGGTACGCATCAACTTACTCAGCTAGCCGTAAAACATATGTTAGTGCATAGCGGCGGTCGTATTCTACAAAACAGCTCTGTACTTGGGTTTATTCCGATGAGTTTACGAGGCAGTTATAACGCGAGTAAATTTGCCCTTGAAGGCTTAACTGCGACACAACGCCTAGAGCTGGCAAATGATCCCATTGACCTTGTTCTACTGCAGCCGGGGCCGATTATTAGTCAATTTAGATATAATGCGCATCAAAACTACCTGAAATGGATAGCAGATCAACCCAGCCGTTATGAAGCGACCTACCATAATATGACCAATCGCTTAACCGCTGAAACCGCACCCGCACCTTTTACCCTGCCTGCTGAGGCGGTTGCAGAGGTTGCACTAAAAGCACTAAGAGCCAAACGCCCAAAAGTGCAATACCCCATTACTGTGCCGACCAAAGTCTTCCATTTTATACGTCGCTTATTGCCGGCACGCTGGCTGGATTATTTACTTATTCTTGCTAGCGGCGGAGGCAAACGCTAA
- the aspS gene encoding aspartate--tRNA ligase translates to MRTHYCGQVTEALIGQTVSVAGWVHRRRDHGGVIFIDLRDREGLLQVVVDPDTAEIFAKAEHLRAECVLRITGIVRARPEGTANSNLSSGQVEMLAKELDVLSMAEPIPFQLDDKHVSEEVRLKFRYIDLRRDEMQKTLKLRYAVTRSMRNYLDNNGFIDMETPILTKSTPEGARDYLVPSRTHEHKFFALPQSPQLFKQLLMMSGFDRYYQITRCFRDEDLRADRQPEFTQLDIETSFMDEAGVMGLMEGLTKTIFKEGVGVEFDYDFPQMTYADAIQKYGIDRPDLRIPLELVDVADLLQDIEFKVFAGPAKDPKGRVAALCVPGAGEMSRKEIDDYTKFVSIYGAKGLAYIKVNDMAAGIDGLQSPIVKFFPEQVMQILDRVGAKDGDIVFFGADKAKIVNEALGALRVKIGEDRNMFTEKWKPVWVVDFPMFEEDEKTARVAAMHHPFTQPKATTEEILASKNPGQMLARAYDLVINGIEVGGGSVRIHDTHMQAAVFKLLGINDEDAAEKFGFLLNALKYGCPPHAGMAFGLDRLIMLMADRESIRDVIAFPKTQSAACLLTEAPGLVDMAQLRELNIRLNKKVAEAAQA, encoded by the coding sequence ATGCGTACACATTATTGTGGTCAGGTAACAGAAGCATTAATTGGTCAAACGGTTAGCGTAGCCGGTTGGGTTCATCGTCGTCGTGACCATGGTGGCGTTATTTTTATTGATTTGCGTGACCGCGAAGGTTTGTTACAGGTCGTTGTGGACCCAGATACGGCGGAAATTTTTGCCAAAGCGGAACATTTGCGTGCGGAATGTGTTTTGCGAATTACTGGCATTGTGCGTGCGCGCCCAGAAGGAACGGCAAATAGCAACTTGAGCTCAGGCCAAGTGGAAATGTTAGCAAAAGAATTAGACGTGTTAAGCATGGCAGAGCCGATTCCATTTCAGTTGGATGACAAGCATGTCAGTGAAGAAGTTCGCTTGAAATTTCGCTACATTGATTTGCGCCGTGATGAGATGCAAAAAACCTTAAAGTTGCGTTATGCCGTGACCCGTTCGATGCGTAACTATTTGGATAATAATGGCTTTATCGATATGGAAACGCCGATTTTGACTAAGTCCACACCGGAAGGCGCTCGAGATTATTTGGTGCCGAGTCGTACCCATGAGCATAAGTTTTTTGCCTTGCCCCAGTCGCCACAATTATTTAAGCAGTTGTTGATGATGTCGGGCTTTGATCGTTATTATCAAATTACCCGTTGTTTCCGCGATGAAGATTTACGTGCCGACCGTCAGCCCGAATTTACCCAGTTGGATATTGAAACCTCATTTATGGACGAGGCTGGCGTTATGGGCTTGATGGAGGGTCTCACCAAAACGATTTTCAAAGAGGGTGTTGGTGTCGAGTTTGATTATGATTTCCCGCAAATGACCTATGCCGATGCGATTCAAAAATATGGCATTGACCGTCCAGATTTGCGTATTCCGCTTGAGCTGGTTGATGTCGCAGATTTGCTTCAGGACATTGAATTTAAGGTATTTGCTGGGCCCGCGAAAGATCCAAAAGGACGTGTGGCCGCTTTGTGTGTGCCGGGTGCGGGCGAAATGTCGCGTAAAGAAATTGATGATTACACCAAGTTTGTCAGCATCTATGGCGCCAAAGGTTTGGCCTACATTAAGGTTAATGATATGGCCGCCGGCATTGACGGTTTACAGTCACCGATTGTGAAGTTCTTCCCAGAGCAGGTGATGCAGATACTTGATCGTGTTGGAGCAAAAGACGGTGATATCGTGTTCTTTGGTGCCGATAAAGCCAAAATCGTTAACGAAGCTCTTGGCGCATTGCGGGTCAAAATTGGCGAAGACCGCAATATGTTTACCGAAAAATGGAAGCCGGTTTGGGTCGTCGATTTCCCGATGTTTGAAGAAGACGAAAAAACTGCTCGTGTGGCGGCAATGCATCACCCATTTACCCAGCCAAAAGCAACCACAGAAGAAATTTTAGCCTCAAAAAACCCAGGGCAAATGCTAGCTCGCGCCTATGACTTGGTGATTAACGGTATTGAAGTCGGTGGTGGCTCGGTACGTATCCATGATACCCATATGCAAGCGGCGGTCTTCAAATTACTGGGTATTAATGATGAGGATGCAGCGGAGAAGTTTGGCTTCTTATTGAATGCGTTGAAATACGGTTGCCCTCCGCATGCGGGTATGGCGTTTGGTTTGGATCGTTTGATTATGTTGATGGCAGATCGTGAATCCATTCGTGATGTTATTGCCTTCCCGAAAACCCAGTCTGCGGCATGTTTGTTGACTGAGGCACCAGGCCTGGTGGATATGGCGCAATTGCGTGAATTGAACATTCGTTTAAATAAAAAAGTCGCCGAGGCTGCGCAAGCCTAA
- the ruvA gene encoding Holliday junction branch migration protein RuvA: MIGFLQGTLVSKQPPLLVLDVNGVGYELEAPMSTFYALPDMGVMVKLLTHLHVREDAMLLYGFAGEAERQLFRELVKVSGIGTKMALAVLSTYSVEDFQHHVHSADTAALAKVPGIGKKTAERMVIEMRDRMQKVFGQSVTTSYVSADLSANNVNTINKHSAVAALVSLGYKEAQAEGLVAKVYSDTLSLEQLIKQALLQVRV, translated from the coding sequence ATGATAGGCTTTCTGCAAGGCACTTTGGTTTCAAAACAGCCTCCTTTACTCGTGTTAGATGTAAATGGTGTGGGTTACGAGCTGGAAGCACCCATGTCAACCTTCTATGCGTTACCTGATATGGGTGTCATGGTTAAACTGCTAACCCATCTTCATGTGCGAGAGGATGCCATGTTGCTTTATGGCTTTGCTGGTGAAGCCGAGCGCCAGTTATTTCGTGAGTTAGTTAAGGTGTCTGGAATCGGCACTAAGATGGCTTTGGCTGTGCTGTCCACCTACTCGGTTGAGGACTTTCAACACCATGTTCATAGCGCTGATACAGCGGCCTTGGCTAAGGTGCCTGGCATTGGTAAAAAAACGGCAGAACGAATGGTAATTGAGATGCGAGATCGTATGCAAAAAGTGTTCGGACAAAGTGTTACTACAAGTTACGTTTCGGCGGACTTATCGGCCAATAATGTTAATACTATAAACAAGCATTCAGCAGTTGCAGCCCTGGTTTCTTTAGGGTATAAAGAAGCACAAGCTGAGGGTTTGGTCGCGAAGGTTTACTCCGATACGCTTTCACTAGAGCAGTTGATTAAACAAGCCTTATTGCAGGTTAGGGTATGA
- a CDS encoding prepilin peptidase: MFHSALFWQANPSPLKPNRVKQWHRIGWLSLLIPLLSLVMIADTLNAIIITLLGWWLLVSAEIDQEHQLLLDSLTLPLLWIGLLVNLILDWVSLEQAVLGAIMGYVLLWSVYQVHFALTKREGMGYGDFKLAAALGAWVGLQNLPLILILAAMTALLISLWRRWRFAEPMDQMFPFGPSLAIAGWLVIALLALKQ, translated from the coding sequence ATGTTTCATAGCGCCCTTTTTTGGCAAGCGAACCCATCGCCACTAAAACCCAATCGAGTCAAACAATGGCATAGAATTGGATGGCTAAGCTTACTCATTCCCCTGCTCAGCCTGGTTATGATTGCTGACACGCTAAACGCAATCATCATCACATTGCTAGGCTGGTGGCTTTTAGTGAGTGCCGAGATCGACCAGGAACATCAATTGTTATTGGATAGCTTAACCTTGCCGCTGCTATGGATTGGTCTTTTAGTAAACTTAATCTTGGACTGGGTGAGTTTAGAACAAGCTGTTTTGGGCGCCATTATGGGCTATGTTCTGCTTTGGAGTGTCTATCAAGTGCATTTTGCACTCACAAAACGTGAGGGTATGGGCTATGGTGATTTTAAATTAGCCGCCGCACTTGGGGCATGGGTGGGGTTACAAAACTTACCATTAATTTTGATTTTAGCCGCCATGACTGCACTGTTAATAAGTCTATGGCGACGTTGGCGTTTTGCCGAGCCAATGGATCAGATGTTTCCATTCGGTCCGAGCCTGGCAATCGCAGGCTGGCTAGTCATAGCACTTCTGGCACTTAAACAGTAA
- a CDS encoding DUF3579 domain-containing protein translates to MVLTQHCKFIIEGVTEDGRKFRPSDWIDRISSLMASYGASHRLVYSDLMHPELYQGQKCLIIDTELEIKNPGMFEYVMNFAKSNNLKMTKVCEVVESKLGT, encoded by the coding sequence ATGGTCTTGACGCAACATTGTAAGTTTATTATTGAAGGGGTAACAGAAGACGGGCGTAAATTTCGTCCGAGCGATTGGATTGATCGCATCTCGTCTTTAATGGCGTCTTATGGCGCTTCTCATCGTTTGGTTTATTCAGACTTAATGCATCCCGAACTCTATCAAGGTCAGAAATGTTTGATCATTGATACCGAATTGGAGATTAAAAATCCGGGTATGTTTGAGTACGTTATGAACTTTGCTAAAAGTAACAACCTCAAAATGACCAAGGTGTGCGAAGTGGTTGAATCTAAGCTGGGCACTTAA
- a CDS encoding polyprenyl synthetase family protein: MQHEQLSRIQTRINAHLNQKIAQLTDSTIAIAPLTEALVYASSQGGKRLRPALCFSLGTSLGVSDDALLDCAVAIEFIHAYSLVHDDLPAMDNDVLRRGQPTCHIQFDEATAILTGDALQGLAYQTLIESAHLTAQQKVTACQLLLEAAGPRGMIAGQMLDILGENAELNLAQLTQLHQLKTGALITASLLLGALTSSHFDELKPILITLGNTLGLAFQIQDDLLDIEVPTEARGKTQGRDAELGKSTYPSLLGLDGSKIMRDQLIRQANDALENIASNPAVTGDLRFLANIIRFIGERQH, encoded by the coding sequence ATGCAACACGAACAACTTAGCCGGATTCAAACCCGGATCAATGCGCATCTCAACCAAAAAATCGCTCAATTAACCGACTCGACCATTGCCATCGCCCCCCTCACCGAGGCACTCGTTTATGCGAGTTCACAAGGCGGCAAACGCTTACGGCCTGCATTGTGTTTTTCCTTAGGCACATCGCTTGGTGTGTCTGATGACGCCTTATTAGATTGCGCGGTGGCCATTGAGTTTATTCATGCCTATTCTTTAGTACACGACGACCTACCTGCGATGGATAATGATGTTTTGCGTCGTGGCCAACCGACCTGTCATATTCAATTTGACGAGGCAACCGCGATTTTAACCGGAGACGCCCTTCAAGGCCTTGCCTATCAAACCCTAATAGAATCAGCACACCTGACGGCACAACAAAAAGTGACCGCTTGCCAGTTGCTATTAGAAGCCGCTGGCCCAAGAGGCATGATTGCCGGTCAAATGCTTGATATTTTAGGGGAAAATGCTGAACTTAACTTGGCACAGCTTACCCAACTTCATCAACTAAAAACTGGGGCGCTTATCACTGCCAGCCTTTTGCTAGGCGCTCTAACATCATCGCATTTTGATGAACTAAAACCGATATTAATAACATTGGGTAACACCCTTGGGCTCGCATTTCAAATTCAGGATGATCTTCTAGATATTGAGGTACCAACTGAAGCCCGCGGTAAAACCCAAGGGCGAGACGCTGAACTCGGTAAAAGCACCTATCCCAGCTTATTAGGATTAGACGGTTCAAAAATCATGCGCGACCAACTGATTAGACAGGCCAATGACGCTTTAGAAAACATTGCATCCAACCCAGCTGTGACCGGCGACCTGCGCTTTTTAGCGAACATCATTCGATTTATTGGCGAGCGTCAGCATTAA
- the ruvC gene encoding crossover junction endodeoxyribonuclease RuvC produces MANLRPSQRILGIDPGSRKTGFGVIESGRYHPKYLASGVIRVEKFTGTERLTRIFQSIGELIERYDPHFVVVEKVFVHKNPSSAIKLGQARGVILCAAALQSRAIIEYTPTQIKSTIVGQGHAGKDAVQFMVKQLLRLTEVPQEDAADALACALCHDRYLTLGIDPASLSKGTHFK; encoded by the coding sequence GTGGCCAACCTTCGGCCCAGTCAACGTATATTGGGCATCGATCCAGGGTCACGGAAAACAGGCTTTGGGGTTATCGAGTCGGGTCGCTATCATCCTAAATATTTGGCCAGCGGCGTTATTCGAGTTGAAAAATTTACTGGTACTGAGCGACTCACTCGTATTTTCCAGTCGATTGGTGAATTGATCGAGCGCTATGATCCACATTTTGTTGTGGTTGAAAAAGTCTTTGTGCATAAAAACCCCAGTTCAGCGATTAAATTAGGGCAAGCGCGTGGCGTCATTTTGTGTGCGGCCGCATTACAGTCACGCGCGATTATTGAATATACGCCGACACAAATAAAAAGCACGATTGTGGGGCAAGGCCATGCTGGAAAGGATGCCGTTCAATTTATGGTCAAGCAGTTGTTGCGGCTAACGGAAGTTCCTCAAGAAGATGCGGCCGATGCTTTGGCTTGTGCTTTGTGTCATGACCGTTATTTAACGCTGGGTATTGACCCGGCAAGTTTATCGAAAGGCACGCATTTTAAATAA
- the nadA gene encoding quinolinate synthase NadA, giving the protein MIELATDIPRQLTARINQLALDADRPVPLSADQKSLLKAQIKQLLVKHNAQLVAHYYVDADLQALAEETGGVVADSLEMANFGAQSAADLLVVCGVRFMGETAKLLSPEKTVLMPDLQATCSLDVGCPADEFAQFCAQYPDHKVVVYANTSVEVKALADWVVTSGNALQIVRHLKAQGDKIIWAPDQHLGHWIEQETGVEMIRWMGHCIVHDEFKAFELEQLKQRYPDAKVLVHPESAAAVVALADVVGSTKVLINAVQSLPDQQFIVATDQGIFYKMQQLAPHKQLIVAPTDSKAKQCISCANCPWMGMNSLTNLAAVLTYFDNQDASTKNHEIILDESKRQQALVALNRMLAFSREHGLVVKR; this is encoded by the coding sequence ATGATTGAGTTAGCAACGGACATCCCGCGGCAGCTTACGGCACGTATTAATCAACTTGCTTTGGATGCAGACCGCCCTGTGCCTCTTTCGGCTGATCAAAAAAGTCTGCTAAAAGCTCAAATTAAGCAGCTGCTGGTGAAGCATAATGCCCAGTTGGTCGCTCACTATTATGTCGACGCTGATCTGCAGGCTTTGGCTGAAGAAACCGGTGGGGTTGTTGCTGACTCATTGGAAATGGCTAATTTTGGTGCGCAATCCGCGGCCGATCTTTTAGTCGTATGCGGAGTGCGCTTTATGGGTGAAACGGCCAAGCTGTTGAGCCCCGAAAAAACGGTATTGATGCCGGATTTGCAAGCCACCTGCTCTTTGGATGTAGGCTGTCCTGCCGATGAGTTTGCCCAGTTTTGTGCGCAATATCCGGATCATAAGGTTGTCGTCTATGCTAATACCAGTGTCGAGGTAAAAGCCCTAGCGGATTGGGTGGTCACTTCGGGTAATGCGTTGCAGATAGTGCGGCATTTAAAAGCCCAGGGTGACAAGATTATTTGGGCGCCAGATCAGCACTTGGGTCATTGGATTGAGCAAGAAACCGGTGTTGAGATGATTCGCTGGATGGGGCATTGTATTGTGCATGATGAGTTCAAAGCCTTCGAGCTTGAGCAGCTAAAACAACGCTATCCAGATGCCAAAGTTTTGGTGCATCCCGAATCGGCAGCTGCGGTAGTTGCCTTGGCCGATGTGGTAGGTTCAACAAAAGTCTTAATCAACGCGGTGCAATCCTTGCCCGATCAGCAATTCATTGTGGCAACGGACCAGGGTATTTTTTATAAAATGCAGCAGCTTGCACCCCATAAACAACTGATTGTTGCACCAACCGATTCCAAAGCCAAGCAGTGTATTAGTTGTGCTAACTGTCCTTGGATGGGTATGAATAGTTTAACTAACTTAGCGGCGGTACTGACGTATTTTGATAATCAGGACGCATCAACCAAGAATCATGAGATTATTTTGGATGAATCTAAACGTCAACAAGCCTTAGTGGCATTAAATCGCATGTTGGCGTTTTCGAGAGAGCATGGGTTGGTCGTAAAACGCTAA
- the queD gene encoding 6-carboxytetrahydropterin synthase QueD, which translates to MKKNFILTTQLDFAAAHRLIGYEGDCAKLHGHNWKIEVSVIGYSLNDIGMVVDFKLVKHHAKAVVAELDHSYLNDHPHFQRTNPTAENIAHYLYNELAKRLNQDQFKMHQVRVWENDRNYVTYSETEH; encoded by the coding sequence ATGAAAAAGAACTTTATTCTCACCACACAGTTAGATTTTGCCGCTGCTCACCGCCTGATTGGCTATGAAGGTGATTGCGCAAAACTTCATGGGCACAATTGGAAAATCGAAGTCTCAGTTATTGGATATAGCCTTAATGATATTGGTATGGTTGTTGATTTTAAACTAGTAAAACATCATGCTAAAGCCGTTGTCGCTGAACTAGATCACAGTTATTTAAATGATCACCCGCACTTTCAACGCACCAATCCGACGGCAGAAAACATTGCGCATTATCTTTACAATGAGCTAGCGAAACGTCTAAACCAGGATCAATTTAAAATGCATCAAGTCCGCGTTTGGGAAAATGACCGCAACTATGTAACCTACTCAGAAACTGAACACTAG
- a CDS encoding YebC/PmpR family DNA-binding transcriptional regulator has product MAGHSKWANIKHRKARQDAKKGKVFTKLIRELVVAAKAGGPHPEDNPRLRSAIDKALGENMRRDTIDKAIARGAGNQEGDDYEEIRYEGYAPAGVAVMVDCLTDNRNRTVGEVRHAFSKKGGNLGTDGSVAYMFVKQGLIQFEPGSDEDAVMEAAIEAGAEDVKVDSDGSIAVITAPEEVHPVADAIILAGFTPAHVDISMEADIKVRLDFEDAQRVMAMIDMLEDLDDVQQVYTNLDISDEVMAQLMAAD; this is encoded by the coding sequence ATGGCTGGACACAGTAAATGGGCAAACATTAAACACCGTAAAGCACGTCAAGATGCTAAAAAAGGTAAGGTGTTTACCAAGTTAATACGTGAACTTGTAGTAGCGGCAAAAGCAGGGGGCCCCCACCCAGAAGACAACCCTCGCTTACGCTCGGCTATTGATAAAGCACTAGGTGAAAACATGCGCCGCGATACCATTGACAAAGCCATTGCGCGAGGTGCGGGTAACCAGGAAGGTGACGATTACGAAGAAATACGTTACGAGGGTTATGCACCGGCGGGTGTAGCGGTGATGGTTGATTGCTTAACCGATAACCGAAACCGAACGGTGGGTGAAGTGCGTCATGCATTCTCCAAAAAAGGCGGTAATTTAGGTACTGACGGATCGGTTGCATATATGTTTGTTAAACAAGGCTTGATTCAGTTCGAACCAGGGTCCGATGAAGATGCGGTTATGGAAGCTGCTATTGAGGCAGGTGCTGAAGATGTCAAAGTAGATTCGGATGGCAGTATTGCCGTTATCACCGCACCCGAAGAAGTTCATCCCGTTGCCGACGCTATTATCCTGGCTGGATTTACGCCCGCCCATGTTGATATCAGCATGGAAGCCGACATTAAAGTGAGGTTGGATTTTGAGGATGCCCAGCGGGTAATGGCGATGATCGACATGCTGGAAGACTTAGATGATGTGCAACAGGTTTACACCAACCTCGATATATCGGATGAGGTGATGGCACAATTAATGGCAGCAGACTAG